Genomic segment of Luteolibacter arcticus:
AGGAAGCCTATTACACCCTCCACTTCGGCGCCAAGATCGCCGAAACCGGGTCGGTGACGCACTCGCTCTTCGTGGAAGGCCTCTACACCGAAGTGGACAGCCTCGCCGGCGTCGTCAACACCGACATCATCCCGGTCACGCTGAACTACAAGGCGGACATCGCCATCAACGAGCGGTTCTCCTTCTATGCCGGTCTCGGCCTCGGTGGCGCGTTCATCGATTCCAGCGCTGGTGCCTTCAGCGATGACTCCGTGGAGCTCGCCGGCCAGATCTTCGCCGGCCTCGGCTACGATGTGACCGAGAACTTCGAGATCTACGGCGGTGGCCGCTGGCTCTGGGTGGACGACAGCTCCGTCGGCCCGATTTCCATCGAAGTCGGCGACGACGTGGGTGCCGAGCTCGGCCTCCGCTTCAAGTTCTGATCTGATTTGACCCTTCTTTCGATACAGCACAGCCAAGGCCTTCCGGTTCACGCCGGAAGGCCTTTTCTTTGGTGGAGGACTGGGAGCGCGGAATTCATTCCGCCCGTAAGTCCGGATTCCCGATCTACCTAGGCGGAATGAACTCCGCGCTCCCAGTTTTCACAGCCCCGTGACCCGTCGCAGCACCTCGCGGGCATGCCCTGCCTTCCCGCTCCATGGCTTCGCCGGGCGCTGGATCTCCCAGCCGCGCGCTTCCCCGATCGCCGTAAGCTTGGGTGAAGGATTTACCAAGGTATTCTCCTCGCAACATTCCAGCATCGGCAGGTCCGCCGAGCTGTCGGAGTAGCCATGGCTGCGCGGCCACACTCCCTCGGGAGGCGCACCGATGATCTCCGAGAGTCGTCGTACTTTCTCGGCACCCTTGTGATTGCGCAGTTCCGGCAAGAGCGGCATCGCACCCAGCCATTCGACCGGCGTGCCCAGCGCGAGGTCGAAGCCGAGCACCCGCCCCACCTCCTTCGCATAAAATTCCGGGCTCGCCGAAGCCAGCACCGTCAGGTGCCCCGCATCGCGATGGCGCTGCAGCTTCTCCAGCATCACCTCATAGCACCGTGCTGGGAAAAACTCCGCGACGAAATCCCTCGCCCAGCCCTCGATCTTCGCATGATCCGCGCGCCAGAGGTAGCTCAGGAAGACCCGCTTCATCCCCTCGTCGCCGAGGATCTTCGCGGCCGGCACGAACGCGGCGAAGAAGCCGAGATACGCCCGCCTCCAACCCTCGCGCCTCACCACGTGATCGCAGAACAGCATCTGCGTGTCCCAGGCGATCAGGGTGCCGTCGAGATCGAACAAGGCCAGCCCCCGCTCCATCTTTTCCCGCATTTCCTCCGTCACGCCCGGAGCTTCCCCCCGCCCTCTCCCCAGCGTCAAGCGCGCCCGGCCGCAGGAATTTTCCGCAGCGATTGAATAAATCATCCGCCCGGCCCGACCAACACCGGCCCCCTCTTCCGGCCATGAAATCGCTACCCCTCTTCGTGCTGCTTTCCGCCTCGCTGCCATCGATCTCCCAGGCAGCGGAAAAGACCCGCTCCCCAGAGGATCACGAGATCGTGATCGGAAAGGAACTGCTCATCACCGCACTGGAAGTGGTGAATGCACCCGAAGCGACTTACCCGGGGCCATGGTCGTTCGGCCACCTGATGGACGAGGCCCTCGGCGACAAGGTCTCCCAAAAGGCCGTCGCTACCTGGCTGGAAGCTTGGGCGAAGGGTTTACCGGAATCACCCACTTCCACCACTGGTCCCCCGCCAAGGGAAGCGCTTGAGCAGCGCTTGATCGCCCCATGGCGGCTGCGCGATGGCCACGTCCCCGGCAGCGGCGAGTGGCTGCCGGATTTCTCGCACGCGCCCTTCCGTCTGCTGGCGATCGTCAACCGCATGGACCTCGGCGAGCACGCGCTCCCGACCACTCCTGCTGCCACCACCGGATTCCCCGGCTCGCCCGGTTATAATGGTGGATCGGGCGCCGATTCCTTGGCTGGCCGGGAAGCCGGGGAGGCCCGGCTGGTCTTCGCGGCCGTGGACCCCAGCGGGCAGCCCTTGCCCGGCGGCACCACCATCATCCTGGAATACGGGCTGGATGCTCCCTCCACCGCTCGTGGAAGGACTCGCGACTGGGCCCTCGCATGGCACCACCTCGGAACGCAGCCAGCCTTCGATGACGCTTACCGAGCCGACCTCGTCCAAGTCACCCGCCTATTCACCGACCGGCGGCTGGGCACGAGGGCACCCGGCGAGGAACCGAATTCCGACGTGCTCAAACGCCTCGCCGACGCAGGCGCGGTCCTAACTCCGCAACTGCTGCGGATCCGCGTCAACGACGGTGCCTTCGGCGAAGTCCGCGAATTCCGTGAGTTCCATCCCGCGAGCGGCAAGCTCGTCCCCGCGAGGTTGCCCGGCACTCCGGAAGACTCGTCCTTCGAGAAAGGCAGCGCCGACAATCGCTCGCTCGCGGCTTGGATCGCCAAACAGCGCGTCGCCCCGGCCTCGCAAAGCGAAAACCCGCGCGCGGCGAAGACGGAAATCCCGCCCTCGTTCTCCTTCCCCGGCGCGGGGACCA
This window contains:
- a CDS encoding outer membrane protein, with translation MKHFSSLAIALCLASTAAQAGEPAAAPSSYSPAPSSGPLWSWFVGGSAGYFFDAEEAYYTLHFGAKIAETGSVTHSLFVEGLYTEVDSLAGVVNTDIIPVTLNYKADIAINERFSFYAGLGLGGAFIDSSAGAFSDDSVELAGQIFAGLGYDVTENFEIYGGGRWLWVDDSSVGPISIEVGDDVGAELGLRFKF
- a CDS encoding HAD family hydrolase, with product MTEEMREKMERGLALFDLDGTLIAWDTQMLFCDHVVRREGWRRAYLGFFAAFVPAAKILGDEGMKRVFLSYLWRADHAKIEGWARDFVAEFFPARCYEVMLEKLQRHRDAGHLTVLASASPEFYAKEVGRVLGFDLALGTPVEWLGAMPLLPELRNHKGAEKVRRLSEIIGAPPEGVWPRSHGYSDSSADLPMLECCEENTLVNPSPKLTAIGEARGWEIQRPAKPWSGKAGHAREVLRRVTGL